A genomic segment from Chloroflexota bacterium encodes:
- a CDS encoding NAD(P)/FAD-dependent oxidoreductase gives MAEGTRVVVIGAGHNGLVAAGYLGRAGLDVQVLERRDVVGGAAVTEEWFPGFNISTCSYVCHILQQKVIDELELRRHGFHVYPIDPSRVHPHPNGTALTLWHDDEQTVEEIRKISPEDADAWMDWADFWHRAVGILSDYYLRPPPSLAELSERFRREGEEELLETLLTVPFRDLIEQYFVSDQVRAAMSTSTWDMGDISAPGSAYITALYRFSAFREDTENYGIVRGGMGGITQALARSAEAAGVSIRTGAEVRRILVERGRAVGVQLHDGEVVEADVVLSNADPKRTYLKLLEETDLDPGFREAVEALKTESASAKFLCALRELPDFSAYLGDDYDPKHLAMINLCPSLENPQRSWNDAKHGRVPTTPIVQVQIPTVYDPTIAPEGRHILSMWVFFVPPHIKDGSWSDMRQPFGEWLIDELTAYAPNFRDAIIDWTLLTPEDIEERIGLTDGNIRHIDLIPQQILSRRPLPGWSDYRTPIEGLFLCGAGTHPGGEVTGAPGHNAAHVVLEQLSR, from the coding sequence ATGGCTGAGGGAACGCGAGTCGTCGTCATCGGCGCCGGGCACAACGGCCTCGTCGCCGCCGGCTACCTGGGGCGGGCCGGCCTGGACGTGCAGGTCCTGGAACGCCGGGACGTCGTCGGCGGAGCGGCGGTCACCGAGGAGTGGTTTCCCGGCTTCAACATCTCCACCTGTTCCTACGTCTGCCACATCCTGCAGCAGAAGGTCATTGACGAGCTCGAGCTGCGCCGTCACGGTTTCCACGTCTACCCCATCGACCCGTCGCGCGTCCATCCCCACCCCAATGGCACGGCCCTGACGCTTTGGCACGACGACGAGCAGACGGTCGAGGAGATTCGCAAGATCTCGCCCGAGGACGCCGACGCCTGGATGGATTGGGCCGACTTTTGGCATCGCGCCGTCGGCATCCTCAGCGACTATTACCTGCGCCCGCCGCCCTCGCTGGCCGAGCTTTCCGAGAGGTTTCGCCGCGAGGGCGAGGAGGAGTTGCTCGAGACCCTGCTGACCGTCCCGTTCAGAGACCTGATCGAGCAGTATTTCGTTTCGGACCAGGTCAGGGCGGCGATGAGCACCAGCACGTGGGACATGGGCGACATCAGCGCGCCGGGCAGCGCCTACATCACGGCGCTCTACCGGTTCAGCGCGTTCCGGGAGGACACGGAAAACTACGGCATCGTCCGCGGCGGCATGGGCGGTATCACCCAGGCGCTAGCCCGCTCCGCCGAAGCAGCGGGCGTGTCGATCAGGACCGGCGCCGAGGTGCGGCGCATTTTGGTCGAGCGAGGTCGCGCCGTGGGCGTCCAGCTGCACGATGGGGAGGTGGTCGAAGCCGACGTCGTGCTGTCGAATGCGGATCCCAAGCGGACCTATCTCAAGCTGTTGGAGGAGACCGACCTGGATCCGGGCTTTCGCGAGGCGGTCGAGGCGCTGAAAACCGAATCGGCCTCGGCCAAGTTCCTGTGCGCGCTGCGCGAGCTGCCCGATTTCTCCGCCTATCTGGGCGACGACTATGACCCCAAGCACCTGGCGATGATCAATCTCTGCCCGTCGCTAGAGAATCCTCAGCGCAGCTGGAACGATGCCAAGCACGGGCGCGTGCCCACCACGCCGATCGTGCAGGTCCAGATTCCGACCGTCTACGACCCGACGATCGCTCCCGAAGGCCGCCACATCCTGTCGATGTGGGTCTTCTTCGTCCCGCCGCACATCAAGGACGGCTCCTGGTCGGACATGCGCCAACCGTTTGGCGAGTGGCTGATCGACGAGCTGACCGCCTACGCGCCGAACTTCAGGGACGCGATCATCGACTGGACGCTGTTGACGCCGGAAGACATCGAGGAGCGCATTGGCCTCACCGACGGCAACATTCGGCACATCGATCTCATTCCGCAGCAAATCCTCTCGCGTCGACCGCTGCCCGGGTGGTCCGACTACCGCACGCCGATCGAGGGTCTCTTCCTCTGCGGCGCCGGCACGCATCCCGGCGGTGAGGTGACCGGCGCGCCAGGGCACAACGCGGCGCACGTGGTGTTGGAGCAACTGAGCCGGTAA
- a CDS encoding antitoxin, whose product MRTTLTLDADVADFLREQARLQNRPFKQVVNDTLRRGMSPAAGEERPAYRVKPLRGGFRPGVDPLKLNQLNDELETQEFIGRDGE is encoded by the coding sequence ATGCGAACTACGCTGACGCTCGACGCGGACGTCGCCGACTTTCTGCGCGAGCAGGCCCGACTCCAGAACCGGCCGTTCAAGCAGGTCGTGAACGACACCTTGCGCCGAGGGATGTCGCCCGCGGCCGGCGAGGAACGCCCGGCCTATCGGGTTAAGCCGCTCCGCGGCGGCTTCCGTCCCGGCGTGGATCCGCTCAAGCTAAATCAGCTCAACGACGAGCTGGAGACGCAGGAGTTCATCGGCCGGGACGGCGAGTGA
- a CDS encoding MurT ligase domain-containing protein has product MRRRIQRAAATTAARAAAAVSRLTRRGGGTAISGLVAQAVWPHYVPDGLNSLSRLVLVSGTNGKTTTTALIAAALRAAGHEVWTNPTGSNLERGIAAALARRAAWHGGQRRERSAVGVFEVDEWALASLLPRLSPTLVVLLNLFRDQLDRYGEIDTTAGAWRQVVAGLPDTTTVLANADDPLVASVAEAHPGRVDWFGSDRLGAAADLDPWADVRGCPTCGEPLVYDAVAFAHLGRWRCPTGDLVRPSPDVAIAAAQPRGVDRLALTLTADGWQCEADVPLPGLYSAYNVAAAVAAARALGIGPAQALDAVAQTGPAFGRAEVIPTPHGEIVLLLTKNPTSANQVLDLLAAEPEQLDTLVLLNDGVADGEDVSWIWDVEFERLRPRRLTLGGRRAHDLELRVKYAGVQPLDGSVAVEPGIAKPLDRALSRADGRMAVVATYTAMLDVRAVCVARGWTTPYWSDA; this is encoded by the coding sequence TTGAGACGACGGATCCAACGCGCAGCGGCGACGACGGCCGCGCGCGCGGCGGCCGCCGTGTCCCGTTTGACGCGACGCGGCGGGGGAACCGCGATCAGTGGGCTCGTGGCCCAGGCCGTATGGCCGCACTATGTGCCCGATGGCCTCAACAGCCTGTCGCGGCTGGTGCTCGTCAGCGGCACCAATGGCAAGACCACGACCACGGCGCTGATCGCGGCGGCGTTGCGCGCGGCGGGTCACGAGGTCTGGACGAACCCGACCGGATCGAATCTGGAACGCGGCATCGCCGCGGCGCTGGCGCGACGCGCCGCGTGGCATGGCGGACAACGTCGCGAACGGTCGGCGGTTGGCGTATTCGAGGTGGATGAATGGGCGCTCGCGTCCCTGCTGCCGCGCCTATCGCCGACGCTTGTGGTGCTGTTGAACCTGTTTCGCGATCAGCTCGACCGCTACGGCGAGATCGACACGACCGCCGGCGCCTGGCGCCAGGTCGTTGCCGGGCTGCCCGACACGACAACCGTCCTCGCCAACGCCGACGATCCACTGGTCGCGTCGGTGGCTGAGGCACACCCCGGGCGCGTCGATTGGTTCGGCAGCGACCGCCTGGGCGCGGCGGCCGACCTGGACCCCTGGGCCGACGTTCGCGGCTGTCCCACGTGCGGTGAGCCGCTGGTCTACGACGCCGTCGCCTTTGCGCACCTGGGCCGCTGGCGCTGTCCGACCGGCGACCTCGTGCGCCCTTCGCCCGACGTGGCCATCGCGGCCGCCCAGCCCCGCGGAGTCGACAGGTTGGCGCTGACACTCACCGCCGACGGCTGGCAATGCGAGGCGGATGTGCCGCTGCCGGGGCTCTACAGCGCCTACAACGTCGCCGCCGCAGTCGCCGCCGCACGGGCCCTCGGCATTGGACCGGCGCAGGCGCTGGACGCGGTGGCCCAAACCGGTCCGGCCTTTGGCCGCGCGGAGGTAATCCCGACTCCGCACGGGGAGATCGTGCTGCTGCTCACCAAGAATCCCACCAGCGCCAATCAGGTGTTGGACCTGCTAGCCGCCGAGCCGGAGCAGCTGGATACGCTGGTGCTGCTGAACGACGGCGTCGCCGACGGAGAGGACGTCTCGTGGATCTGGGACGTGGAGTTCGAACGCCTGCGACCGCGGCGGCTCACGCTCGGCGGTCGACGGGCCCATGACCTGGAGTTGCGCGTGAAGTACGCCGGGGTCCAGCCGTTGGACGGAAGCGTCGCCGTCGAGCCGGGCATCGCCAAACCGCTCGACCGGGCGCTGAGCCGCGCCGACGGGCGGATGGCGGTCGTGGCCACCTACACCGCAATGCTGGACGTGCGCGCCGTGTGCGTCGCGCGGGGTTGGACGACCCCGTACTGGAGCGACGCGTGA
- a CDS encoding SRPBCC family protein: MKYTCKLVINVAREPMVKLFDDPDNMLKWMEGLQSFEHVSGTPGEPGATSRLTFARDNGTTFDMIETLTRYNLPDEISGTYETEGVRNVIENWFVEDGPNATQWIAHNVFEFGGVMRVAAWFMRPLFKRQSLKIMESFKVFAESTALAGEDTSDGDE; this comes from the coding sequence GTGAAGTACACCTGCAAGTTGGTCATTAATGTGGCGCGCGAGCCGATGGTCAAGCTGTTCGACGACCCCGACAACATGCTCAAGTGGATGGAGGGCCTGCAGAGCTTCGAGCACGTCAGCGGCACGCCCGGAGAGCCCGGCGCCACGTCGCGCCTGACCTTCGCGCGCGACAACGGCACGACGTTCGACATGATCGAAACGCTCACACGCTACAACCTGCCGGACGAGATCAGCGGCACCTATGAAACCGAGGGCGTGCGCAACGTCATCGAGAACTGGTTCGTCGAAGACGGCCCCAACGCTACCCAGTGGATCGCGCACAACGTCTTCGAGTTCGGCGGCGTCATGCGCGTTGCCGCATGGTTCATGCGTCCGCTGTTCAAGCGCCAGTCGCTCAAGATCATGGAATCGTTCAAGGTCTTCGCGGAGAGCACGGCCCTGGCGGGCGAGGACACGTCGGACGGGGACGAGTAG
- a CDS encoding type II toxin-antitoxin system VapC family toxin, with translation MIVPDLNLLLYAYNDGAPFHDAARRWWEASVNGTERVGVPWAVSTGFVRLMTHPRVLADPTTPTTAAGYVDEWFRVPNVIPLNPGRDHLAHFRRCLEAAGVGANLVTDAHLAALAMEYQAELHSTDTDFSRFPGLRWRNPL, from the coding sequence GTGATCGTTCCGGACCTGAACCTGCTGCTCTACGCCTACAACGACGGCGCGCCCTTCCACGACGCGGCCCGACGGTGGTGGGAAGCGTCGGTCAACGGGACGGAGCGGGTCGGGGTGCCGTGGGCGGTGTCCACCGGCTTCGTCCGGCTCATGACCCATCCGCGGGTGCTCGCGGACCCCACCACGCCGACGACGGCAGCGGGCTACGTGGACGAATGGTTCCGCGTGCCCAACGTCATTCCCCTGAACCCTGGCCGGGACCACCTCGCCCACTTCCGACGCTGCCTCGAAGCTGCGGGCGTCGGCGCCAACCTCGTGACAGACGCCCACCTGGCGGCCCTGGCCATGGAATACCAGGCGGAGCTGCACTCCACCGACACGGACTTCAGCCGCTTCCCTGGCCTCCGCTGGCGCAATCCACTCTGA
- a CDS encoding Rieske 2Fe-2S domain-containing protein, translating to MRDAPGERRSRRWWLRRSFLPPLVAALGAIGIGAAWRLAWTPAATRFGGTIRVGRPDDYQVGESRHWADGQFHLVRLPDGFLALYERCPHLGCPIPPPRDGIFECRCHFSRFALSGERLTGPAERPMDVFPVGLSGEALVVRTGLSAVQQRDAYDPSQALRP from the coding sequence ATGCGTGACGCGCCCGGTGAGCGCCGCTCGCGCCGGTGGTGGTTGCGGCGGAGTTTTCTGCCGCCTCTCGTGGCCGCGCTTGGCGCCATCGGCATCGGCGCCGCCTGGCGTCTCGCCTGGACGCCTGCGGCGACGCGCTTCGGCGGCACGATTCGCGTGGGGCGGCCCGATGACTATCAGGTTGGCGAGTCGCGCCACTGGGCGGACGGCCAGTTCCACTTGGTGCGGCTTCCCGACGGATTCCTGGCGCTCTACGAGCGTTGTCCGCATCTGGGCTGCCCAATTCCGCCGCCGCGGGACGGCATATTCGAGTGCCGCTGCCATTTCTCGCGCTTCGCCCTCAGCGGCGAGCGGCTGACGGGACCCGCCGAGCGCCCGATGGATGTTTTTCCGGTTGGCCTCAGCGGCGAGGCGCTGGTGGTGCGCACTGGCCTTTCGGCCGTCCAACAGCGCGACGCCTACGACCCCAGCCAGGCGCTCCGGCCCTAG
- a CDS encoding metal ABC transporter ATP-binding protein, which translates to MSATAARAPLADPTESDAPPAVEATDVTLAYHQRPALWDVDLEVPRGVLMAIVGPNGAGKTTLLRTILGLLRPAAGRVRILGRPYRVQRHLVAYVPQRSSVDWDFPTTVRDVVAMGTYGRLGWIRRPGANERRRSLAALQQVGMESYADRQISQLSGGQQQRVFLARALVQDAEVYLMDEPFQGVDATTERAIVSLLRTLRAEGKTVVAVHHDLQTVAEYFDWVTLLNVRRIAAGPVADVFTEENLRETYGGRVSGIAGGHANGSSPKSTP; encoded by the coding sequence ATGAGCGCAACAGCCGCGCGCGCGCCGCTGGCCGACCCGACCGAGTCTGACGCCCCGCCGGCGGTCGAGGCCACCGACGTCACGCTGGCCTATCACCAACGCCCCGCGCTGTGGGACGTGGACCTGGAGGTGCCGCGCGGCGTCCTGATGGCCATCGTGGGCCCCAACGGCGCGGGGAAGACGACCCTGCTGCGGACCATTCTCGGTCTGCTCCGGCCCGCTGCCGGGCGGGTGCGCATCCTGGGGCGGCCCTATCGCGTGCAACGCCACCTGGTGGCCTATGTGCCGCAGCGCAGCAGCGTGGACTGGGACTTTCCCACCACGGTGCGCGACGTCGTCGCCATGGGGACCTACGGGCGGCTGGGCTGGATCCGGCGCCCCGGCGCGAACGAACGCCGGCGATCGCTGGCCGCGCTGCAGCAGGTTGGCATGGAGAGCTACGCCGATCGTCAGATCAGCCAACTCTCCGGCGGTCAACAGCAGCGCGTGTTCCTGGCCCGCGCGCTGGTGCAGGACGCCGAGGTCTACTTGATGGACGAACCCTTCCAGGGCGTGGACGCCACCACCGAGCGGGCAATCGTGAGCCTGCTGCGAACCCTGCGCGCCGAAGGCAAGACCGTGGTCGCGGTGCACCACGACCTGCAGACCGTGGCGGAGTATTTCGATTGGGTCACGCTGCTCAACGTGCGCCGCATCGCCGCCGGACCGGTCGCGGACGTGTTCACCGAGGAGAACCTGCGGGAGACCTACGGCGGGCGCGTCTCGGGCATCGCCGGCGGACACGCCAACGGGTCCAGCCCGAAATCGACTCCGTGA
- a CDS encoding zinc ABC transporter substrate-binding protein gives MATTGQIADAVRRVGGDAVEVHALMGPGVDPHLYRASESDITRLESADAVFWNGLHLEAGMTGVLERMEDLGVRSVRVTDGIDRGQLLAPPEFEGAYDPHVWFDLGLWTVVVASVRDALVDMDPDRAATYRANAEAYIAEIEALDAYVTEQADTLDADIRALVTAHDAFNYFAQRYGFEVRGLQGISTESEASTADVQALARFISDRGIRAVFIESSVPDQGVQAVIEAAGARGHTVVVGGEIFSDAMGASGTPEGTYLGMIRHNIDTIVSGLTGE, from the coding sequence GTGGCCACGACCGGGCAGATCGCCGACGCCGTGCGCCGGGTCGGTGGGGACGCCGTCGAGGTTCACGCTCTCATGGGGCCTGGCGTCGATCCGCACCTGTACCGCGCCAGCGAGAGCGACATCACCCGTCTTGAGTCGGCCGACGCCGTGTTCTGGAACGGCCTGCACCTCGAGGCAGGCATGACCGGCGTCCTGGAGCGCATGGAGGATCTGGGGGTGCGGTCGGTGCGCGTGACCGACGGCATCGACCGCGGCCAACTGCTGGCGCCCCCCGAGTTCGAAGGAGCCTACGACCCGCATGTGTGGTTTGACCTCGGCCTATGGACAGTCGTCGTCGCGAGCGTCCGTGACGCCTTGGTCGACATGGATCCCGATCGAGCGGCGACCTATCGCGCCAACGCCGAGGCCTACATCGCCGAAATCGAAGCCCTGGACGCCTATGTCACCGAGCAGGCCGACACGCTGGATGCGGACATCCGCGCCCTGGTCACCGCCCACGACGCGTTCAACTACTTCGCCCAACGCTACGGCTTCGAGGTGCGGGGCCTCCAGGGCATCAGCACCGAGAGCGAGGCGAGCACCGCGGACGTGCAAGCCCTGGCGCGGTTCATCAGCGACCGCGGGATTCGCGCCGTCTTCATCGAGTCCTCGGTGCCCGATCAGGGCGTGCAGGCCGTCATCGAAGCCGCGGGCGCGCGCGGGCACACGGTGGTCGTCGGGGGCGAGATTTTCTCCGACGCCATGGGCGCCTCGGGCACGCCGGAAGGCACCTATCTTGGCATGATCCGCCACAACATCGACACGATTGTCAGCGGGCTGACGGGCGAATGA
- a CDS encoding alpha/beta hydrolase, whose amino-acid sequence MRQVVLAAVLAAAAAVIAAWRRLRPPSEPTPAGPAAKGAGFIKVDGAAYHARTTGDGPSVVFLHGFLSTAGVWDPVIDRLGQDFRCVAVDLPGFGRSAKGTTVPAGVWGRAEWLRDLLDALCLDAVTLVGASMGGQTALAFASRYPARVRNLVLVAPFAREPDPYPARDAWTWPMVVWLFERSMFSRRWLAWRQRQQMTRPHRLPRGRVDDLYRQTQTPGFLDGIRDGYIQPPVDDLREQLADVQAPVLVLWGAGDRTLSVALGREVAARVPNGRLRVIAGAGHSVQLDEPDAVAGAIRTAMNDGEEARPA is encoded by the coding sequence ATGCGTCAGGTGGTGCTTGCGGCGGTGCTGGCGGCGGCCGCCGCGGTGATTGCCGCCTGGCGTCGCTTGCGACCGCCCAGCGAGCCCACGCCAGCCGGCCCCGCGGCCAAAGGGGCCGGATTCATCAAGGTGGACGGCGCGGCCTACCACGCGCGAACGACGGGCGACGGCCCGTCGGTGGTGTTTCTGCACGGCTTTCTGAGCACGGCCGGCGTGTGGGATCCGGTCATCGATCGCCTGGGCCAAGATTTTCGATGCGTGGCGGTGGACCTGCCTGGGTTCGGTCGCTCGGCCAAGGGCACGACGGTGCCCGCCGGCGTGTGGGGACGCGCGGAGTGGCTGCGGGACCTGCTGGACGCCTTGTGCCTCGATGCGGTGACGCTGGTCGGCGCCTCCATGGGCGGGCAGACGGCGCTGGCCTTCGCCAGCCGTTATCCGGCGCGGGTAAGGAATCTGGTCCTCGTCGCGCCGTTCGCCCGCGAGCCGGACCCATACCCGGCGCGCGACGCGTGGACCTGGCCGATGGTGGTGTGGCTCTTCGAGCGCAGCATGTTCAGCCGCAGGTGGCTCGCGTGGCGTCAGCGGCAGCAGATGACCCGCCCCCACCGATTGCCACGCGGCCGCGTAGACGACCTCTACCGCCAGACCCAAACGCCCGGCTTCCTGGATGGCATCCGCGACGGCTACATCCAGCCACCGGTCGACGACCTGCGCGAGCAACTGGCCGACGTGCAGGCGCCGGTGCTGGTCCTTTGGGGCGCCGGCGACCGCACGCTGTCCGTTGCGCTGGGCCGGGAGGTCGCGGCGCGTGTGCCCAACGGTCGCCTGCGGGTAATTGCCGGCGCCGGGCATTCCGTGCAGCTTGACGAACCGGACGCCGTGGCGGGAGCGATTCGGACGGCCATGAACGACGGTGAAGAAGCGCGGCCCGCCTAG
- a CDS encoding FAD-binding oxidoreductase, protein MRHPPADLTPPTIAALAAALAEARHVRIVGTQSLDSRTPPPPPNALTVSTAALTELQIEPLDLIARVQAGVTLADLRQRLREHGLVWPVERLEPGGTVGGLIASGRGSAVREDDAPARRWILGATVVLAAGETIHVGGATVKFSAGYGLTHAMWGSAGRLGALVEVTLRLRHAVPGDSIDADASTEFSQVLASPVDVRAEGLPSGWSKADWEDIAPAVPRVVSPDGARAIIGCPDRHTADAVKAEIQGRGGWAAIDRPPETAPPSEAWEPVREALDPERRLV, encoded by the coding sequence ATGCGCCATCCGCCGGCCGATCTGACGCCGCCCACCATAGCCGCGCTGGCCGCCGCGCTGGCCGAGGCCCGCCATGTGCGCATCGTCGGCACGCAGAGCCTGGACTCGCGCACGCCGCCACCACCGCCCAACGCGCTCACGGTCTCGACCGCTGCCCTAACTGAGCTCCAGATCGAGCCGCTCGACCTGATCGCGCGCGTCCAGGCCGGCGTCACGCTTGCCGATTTGCGGCAACGCCTTCGGGAGCATGGGCTGGTGTGGCCGGTCGAGCGTCTGGAGCCGGGCGGGACCGTGGGCGGGCTGATCGCGTCCGGTCGCGGATCGGCGGTGCGCGAGGATGACGCGCCGGCGCGACGCTGGATCCTGGGCGCCACGGTGGTGCTGGCCGCCGGCGAGACCATTCACGTCGGGGGCGCCACGGTCAAATTCTCGGCTGGATATGGGCTCACCCACGCCATGTGGGGCTCCGCCGGACGCCTGGGCGCTCTCGTCGAGGTGACGCTGCGCCTGCGCCATGCCGTGCCGGGTGATTCGATCGACGCCGACGCAAGTACGGAATTCAGCCAGGTGCTTGCGTCGCCCGTCGACGTGCGCGCCGAGGGATTGCCGTCAGGATGGAGTAAGGCCGACTGGGAAGACATCGCCCCCGCGGTGCCACGGGTCGTCAGCCCCGACGGCGCCCGCGCCATCATCGGCTGTCCGGACCGGCACACGGCGGATGCCGTGAAGGCCGAGATTCAGGGTCGCGGCGGCTGGGCGGCAATCGACCGCCCACCGGAGACCGCGCCGCCTTCCGAGGCCTGGGAACCGGTCAGAGAGGCCCTCGACCCCGAACGAAGGCTCGTCTAG
- a CDS encoding type II toxin-antitoxin system VapB family antitoxin, translated as MSRTTFDIDEEASAEVMRRYRLATKREAINYALRTLAAEPLSVVEARALRGIGWEGDLDDMRSNCQSISFRAQREF; from the coding sequence ATGTCGCGCACCACCTTCGATATCGACGAAGAGGCCTCTGCCGAGGTAATGCGGCGCTATCGACTCGCCACCAAGCGCGAGGCGATCAACTACGCGCTGCGGACGCTGGCGGCCGAACCACTATCCGTTGTCGAGGCCCGAGCGCTTCGCGGGATCGGCTGGGAAGGTGATCTCGACGACATGCGCTCCAACTGTCAATCAATATCATTTCGAGCGCAGCGAGAATTCTGA
- a CDS encoding glutamine amidotransferase, with product MTADGPTLRLAYLYPDLMNLYADRGNVTCLQRRCAWRGIELRVTTVAWGDSLDEPQDIYVIGGGQDRQQRAASEGLSRRHADRIGRDVADGAAMLAVCGGYQLMGRSYRDADGTVMQGLGIFDMETVHPGPKVARCIGNIACRWEGAHLIGFENHGGRTYLGAGARPLAAVVKGFGNNGKDGGEGAVAGAAIGTYMHGALLPKNPHLADHLLAMALRRMAPEYTLGPLDDDVEWRAHRTALRIVGVSGRR from the coding sequence GTGACCGCCGACGGACCGACCCTGCGGCTGGCGTACCTCTATCCGGACCTGATGAATCTCTACGCGGACCGGGGCAACGTGACGTGTCTGCAGCGGCGCTGCGCCTGGCGCGGCATCGAGCTCCGCGTGACGACGGTGGCCTGGGGCGATTCGCTGGACGAGCCGCAGGACATCTACGTGATCGGCGGCGGGCAGGACCGGCAGCAGCGAGCCGCTAGCGAGGGCCTGTCGCGGCGGCATGCCGACCGCATCGGACGCGACGTCGCCGACGGCGCCGCCATGCTGGCCGTGTGCGGCGGCTATCAGCTGATGGGGCGGTCCTATCGCGACGCCGACGGCACCGTCATGCAGGGACTTGGCATCTTTGACATGGAAACCGTTCACCCCGGGCCCAAGGTGGCGCGCTGCATCGGCAACATCGCTTGCCGGTGGGAGGGCGCGCACCTGATCGGGTTCGAGAACCACGGCGGACGGACCTATCTGGGCGCCGGCGCGCGACCGCTGGCCGCGGTCGTCAAGGGGTTCGGCAACAACGGCAAGGACGGCGGCGAAGGGGCTGTGGCGGGTGCTGCCATCGGCACGTATATGCATGGGGCGTTGTTGCCGAAGAACCCGCACCTGGCCGACCACCTGCTCGCCATGGCGCTGCGGCGGATGGCCCCTGAGTACACGCTGGGGCCACTCGATGACGACGTCGAGTGGCGGGCCCATCGGACCGCGCTGCGGATCGTCGGGGTGTCGGGGCGCCGCTAG
- a CDS encoding HIT domain-containing protein, whose product MRHPSYDPACDVCHANAGEAPSPGGVIFANDLWFVRHTPPPAPLAGWMMLHPQRHVQGPAHFTDEETENFGPVLRHLTRTLEEVTGALRIYVVAFGESVPHMHAHLAPRYAQMPNDAVAWSLSDTFRQVAGGELPGADQGDVDRIIADYRAALEADPPPR is encoded by the coding sequence ATGAGACACCCCTCCTATGACCCCGCCTGCGACGTGTGCCACGCCAATGCCGGCGAGGCCCCGAGCCCCGGCGGCGTGATCTTTGCCAACGACCTGTGGTTCGTGCGCCACACGCCCCCGCCGGCCCCGCTGGCGGGCTGGATGATGCTGCATCCCCAGCGCCACGTGCAGGGCCCGGCGCACTTCACCGACGAGGAGACGGAGAATTTTGGACCGGTGCTGCGGCATCTCACGCGCACGCTCGAAGAGGTGACCGGCGCGCTGCGGATCTACGTCGTCGCGTTCGGCGAGAGCGTGCCCCACATGCACGCCCATCTGGCGCCGCGCTACGCCCAGATGCCGAACGACGCGGTGGCGTGGAGCCTCAGCGACACCTTTCGCCAGGTTGCCGGCGGCGAGCTGCCGGGCGCCGATCAAGGCGATGTCGACCGCATCATTGCGGACTACCGCGCGGCGTTGGAGGCCGATCCACCGCCGCGATAG
- a CDS encoding class I SAM-dependent methyltransferase: MTGQTAADAAQLHEQYSDTSRLQTRIEAHRRFSERADSFMAWVVDGLALRSDDLVLDAGCGYGACFDELRRRGARIVGIDRSAAMVGMAPRPGCTGFPLGLGVGDLQALPIADGSMDRVFANYVLFHVPNLALALREIWRVLRPGGRAVLTTNASDSQAVLIELHGLAARAAGYSPRPRRTLRFTELDERIVASEFAHCRLDTWDDAFLFPTADDALRYYTTGPIDSIADRPTDNSHRAAIALEMSDLIQREIDRHGVLRLPKSAIRFTVQR, from the coding sequence ATGACTGGCCAGACGGCGGCCGACGCCGCCCAGCTGCACGAGCAGTACTCGGACACGTCGCGCCTGCAAACGCGCATCGAGGCCCACCGGCGCTTCTCCGAGCGGGCCGATTCGTTCATGGCCTGGGTGGTTGACGGCCTGGCGCTGCGATCCGACGACCTCGTGCTGGATGCGGGTTGCGGCTACGGGGCGTGCTTCGATGAGTTGCGGCGGCGCGGCGCTCGAATCGTCGGCATCGACCGCTCGGCGGCGATGGTGGGAATGGCTCCGCGGCCCGGTTGCACGGGGTTTCCTTTGGGCCTTGGCGTCGGTGATCTCCAGGCACTTCCCATTGCCGACGGTTCTATGGATCGCGTCTTCGCCAACTACGTGCTTTTTCACGTGCCGAACCTAGCGCTGGCCCTGCGCGAAATCTGGCGCGTGCTGCGGCCGGGCGGCCGTGCCGTGCTGACGACCAACGCCTCGGACAGCCAGGCGGTGCTGATCGAGCTGCACGGCCTGGCCGCGCGGGCGGCGGGCTATTCGCCGCGTCCGCGGCGCACGCTGCGGTTCACCGAGCTGGACGAGCGCATCGTCGCCTCCGAATTCGCGCACTGCCGGCTCGACACCTGGGACGACGCCTTCCTGTTTCCGACCGCGGACGACGCGTTGCGCTACTACACGACGGGGCCCATCGACTCCATCGCCGACCGCCCCACGGACAACAGCCACCGCGCCGCGATCGCGCTTGAGATGTCCGATCTGATCCAGCGCGAGATCGACCGCCACGGCGTGCTGCGCCTTCCCAAGAGCGCGATCCGCTTCACGGTGCAGCGCTGA